Proteins from one Candidatus Poribacteria bacterium genomic window:
- the radA gene encoding DNA repair protein RadA: MAREKRKFVCQECGYITPKTLGRCPSCRSWQSFAEEIETLDTPSKHRGIGQAARGPEPISKVTANEVERHLTGMLEFDRVLGGGIVPGSVVLIGGDPGIGKSTLLLQAGDALSQNYGDVLYVSGEESVSQTKLRANRLGVVSDTLYVLCENNLEQIQKYIEEREPKVVIVDSIQTVYLSNIPSAPGSVTQIRECAGHLLICAKNRNIPVFLVGHVTKEGALAGPRVLEHMVDTVLYFEGEQHHIYRILRAIKNRFGSTNELGIFEMQSTGLADVMNPSELFLSNREEEVSGSVVVSSMEGTRPLLMEVQALVVPTNHGNPRNTATGVDRHRIALFIAVLNKRVGIDVGDADVFVNITGGLRIDEPGIDLGVLMAISSSHRDIPVDRHTVVIGEVGLGGEIRPVTHVERRIREAAKLGFRRVVFPEYNRKGLEIDENIELVGVSDVYDSLGALL; encoded by the coding sequence ATGGCACGAGAGAAACGTAAATTTGTCTGTCAAGAATGTGGATATATAACCCCAAAGACACTGGGACGGTGTCCAAGTTGTAGGAGTTGGCAAAGCTTTGCCGAAGAGATAGAGACGCTTGACACGCCATCAAAACATCGCGGTATTGGACAAGCCGCTCGTGGTCCTGAACCTATCTCGAAAGTTACAGCGAACGAAGTAGAACGGCATCTAACTGGGATGTTGGAGTTTGACAGGGTACTCGGTGGCGGAATTGTGCCTGGCTCTGTGGTACTCATTGGTGGTGACCCAGGAATAGGCAAATCTACGTTGTTACTACAAGCGGGTGATGCGCTAAGCCAGAACTATGGAGATGTACTTTACGTTTCTGGTGAGGAATCTGTTAGCCAAACGAAACTCCGGGCGAATCGACTCGGTGTTGTGTCTGATACGCTTTATGTATTATGTGAAAATAATTTGGAGCAGATTCAGAAATATATTGAGGAACGAGAACCGAAAGTCGTCATCGTAGATTCTATCCAGACGGTTTATTTATCAAATATTCCATCGGCACCTGGGAGTGTTACACAGATTCGTGAGTGTGCTGGGCATCTCTTGATTTGTGCAAAGAATCGGAATATTCCAGTATTTCTCGTTGGGCATGTAACGAAGGAGGGAGCACTCGCTGGTCCTCGTGTCTTGGAACACATGGTGGATACCGTTCTCTATTTTGAAGGCGAACAACATCACATCTATCGTATTCTCAGAGCGATCAAGAATCGATTCGGTTCGACGAATGAACTGGGTATCTTTGAAATGCAGAGTACAGGGCTTGCAGATGTGATGAACCCGTCGGAACTTTTTTTGAGTAACAGAGAGGAAGAGGTTTCAGGTTCTGTCGTTGTTTCAAGTATGGAGGGAACACGTCCTTTGCTCATGGAGGTGCAGGCACTCGTTGTACCTACCAACCACGGAAATCCTCGTAATACAGCAACTGGGGTAGATCGGCATCGGATTGCCTTATTCATCGCTGTACTCAACAAACGCGTGGGGATTGATGTAGGAGATGCTGATGTTTTTGTTAACATTACTGGTGGATTGCGCATTGATGAACCCGGTATTGATCTGGGTGTTCTGATGGCGATATCCTCAAGCCATCGGGATATTCCTGTGGATAGACACACTGTTGTGATTGGAGAGGTTGGGCTTGGTGGCGAGATTCGACCCGTAACACATGTTGAGAGACGAATTCGAGAAGCCGCAAAGTTAGGTTTCAGACGAGTTGTCTTTCCCGAATACAACCGTAAAGGTTTGGAAATTGATGAGAATATTGAACTGGTGGGTGTCAGTGACGTATATGACAGTTTAGGTGCTTTACTATAA
- a CDS encoding PIN domain-containing protein produces MKIWGIRFFFIIASVGSCYIVYNDLFAVVAGLVVALLLVGAEFCLHIPNVRSIAASFIGLFVGLLVSLGMLSLLSQSGSNLKIAIVLSLGYVGMMSGYYLSTTLSLTQLLGSKGPARSGESGSVQVASNFKILDTSVIIDGRILEICQTKFIEGTLVIPRFVLNELQHIADSTEPLRRNKGRRGFDILRALQTNPAIEVEISEEEVPHLPEVDAKLVYLAQKRGATIITNDLNLNKVAELQSVKVLNINELSNAVRPVVIAGEAIQVLLLKEGKEPNQGVGYLDDGTMVIVEDGKPYIGSTLNVEVTQMLRTSAGQMIFTRIKEDEMDLDEQQGMHPYSRSW; encoded by the coding sequence ATGAAAATTTGGGGTATTCGTTTCTTTTTTATAATTGCGAGTGTGGGAAGCTGCTATATCGTGTATAACGATCTATTTGCTGTAGTTGCTGGTCTGGTCGTGGCATTACTTCTTGTTGGTGCAGAATTTTGCCTACATATACCTAATGTGCGTAGCATTGCCGCGAGTTTTATAGGACTCTTTGTAGGTTTATTAGTTTCTCTCGGTATGCTATCTCTTCTCTCACAATCGGGAAGCAATCTAAAGATAGCGATCGTTCTCAGTTTAGGTTATGTGGGTATGATGAGTGGGTACTATCTCTCTACGACGTTGAGTTTAACCCAACTGTTGGGATCAAAGGGTCCTGCCCGATCTGGAGAGTCTGGGTCAGTTCAGGTTGCAAGTAACTTCAAAATTTTAGACACGAGTGTTATTATTGATGGCAGAATCCTTGAAATCTGTCAAACGAAATTCATTGAAGGTACACTCGTTATTCCACGCTTTGTTCTCAATGAGTTGCAGCATATTGCTGATTCAACGGAGCCGCTTCGGAGAAATAAGGGGCGGCGTGGTTTTGATATCCTCCGTGCACTTCAGACCAATCCTGCGATTGAAGTTGAAATCTCGGAGGAAGAGGTGCCTCATCTGCCAGAAGTCGATGCAAAGTTAGTTTATCTTGCGCAGAAGCGAGGCGCGACGATTATCACAAACGATTTAAATCTCAATAAAGTCGCCGAATTGCAGAGTGTGAAGGTTCTCAATATCAATGAGTTGTCAAATGCCGTCCGTCCTGTTGTCATCGCTGGTGAGGCGATCCAAGTACTTCTCCTTAAAGAGGGGAAGGAACCGAATCAAGGGGTTGGTTACCTTGACGATGGAACAATGGTCATTGTTGAAGATGGGAAGCCGTACATTGGGAGTACGCTTAACGTTGAAGTTACACAGATGTTACGGACGAGTGCGGGGCAGATGATTTTCACACGAATCAAAGAAGATGAAATGGACCTTGATGAACAACAAGGTATGCACCCTTATTCCCGCAGCTGGTAA
- the ispD gene encoding 2-C-methyl-D-erythritol 4-phosphate cytidylyltransferase translates to MNNKVCTLIPAAGKGSRMAHSVKKPYLELARKPILAHTIQRFEQNSAVDAIFVIVDQSDFSECHATVLGPYAFTKVQKLVEGGETRQMSVYNGIRALSADVDFVIVHDGVRPFVTDEVIFACLAAADECGAAVAAVPVKDTIKIANTDGFIVETPAREQLWAVQTPQVFRKSLLEEAHQAAQAQQLTATDDASLVEQLGFPVKLVKGSYANLKITTPVDLQIAEVLLSDATLW, encoded by the coding sequence ATGAACAACAAGGTATGCACCCTTATTCCCGCAGCTGGTAAAGGGAGCCGGATGGCGCATTCGGTTAAAAAGCCGTACTTGGAATTGGCGCGAAAACCGATTTTGGCACATACTATTCAGCGGTTTGAGCAAAATAGTGCCGTAGATGCAATTTTCGTCATTGTTGACCAATCGGATTTTAGCGAGTGTCACGCCACCGTGTTGGGTCCCTACGCTTTTACCAAGGTGCAGAAACTTGTTGAGGGAGGCGAGACTCGACAGATGTCTGTCTACAACGGTATACGCGCCCTGTCGGCAGATGTCGATTTTGTGATTGTCCATGATGGCGTGCGTCCTTTTGTGACAGATGAAGTTATTTTTGCGTGTCTCGCCGCCGCAGACGAATGCGGTGCTGCTGTTGCTGCTGTTCCAGTCAAGGACACAATCAAGATTGCAAACACGGACGGTTTCATTGTTGAGACACCGGCACGTGAGCAGCTTTGGGCGGTGCAAACACCTCAGGTCTTTCGTAAATCTCTTTTAGAGGAGGCACATCAGGCAGCACAAGCACAGCAGCTCACGGCAACCGATGATGCCTCTCTTGTCGAGCAACTCGGCTTTCCTGTCAAATTGGTGAAGGGAAGTTACGCGAATTTGAAGATAACTACGCCCGTTGATTTACAGATTGCTGAGGTATTACTCTCGGATGCCACGCTTTGGTAG
- the ispF gene encoding 2-C-methyl-D-erythritol 2,4-cyclodiphosphate synthase, translating into MRVGIGYDVHRLVRGRRLILGGVEIPYHLGLLGHSDADVLIHAIVDAILGAAALGDIGTHFPDTDDHYEGMDSLVFLSDVAAKVGQCGYQIENVDSTVIAQSPKLAPYISEMRAKLAKTLNIDVRQINIKATTAEELGIVGEGKAIVAHAIALLSRL; encoded by the coding sequence ATGCGAGTAGGTATTGGTTACGACGTTCATCGATTAGTCCGTGGTAGAAGACTGATTTTGGGCGGCGTTGAGATCCCGTATCATTTGGGATTGTTGGGACATTCAGATGCGGATGTTTTGATACACGCAATTGTGGACGCGATTTTGGGAGCTGCTGCACTCGGTGATATCGGCACACATTTTCCTGATACAGATGATCATTATGAAGGGATGGACAGTCTTGTTTTTCTCAGTGATGTCGCTGCGAAAGTAGGGCAGTGTGGCTACCAGATTGAGAATGTAGATAGTACAGTTATCGCACAGTCTCCGAAATTGGCACCTTACATTTCGGAGATGCGAGCGAAGCTTGCCAAAACACTTAATATTGACGTGAGGCAGATAAACATTAAGGCGACTACAGCGGAAGAATTGGGCATTGTTGGCGAAGGAAAAGCGATTGTTGCTCACGCTATCGCCTTACTTTCCCGGCTATAA
- the cysS gene encoding cysteine--tRNA ligase: MKIYNSMSRQLEDFVPLNPEQVSIYSCGPTVYDYIHMGNARTALVTDIIRRYLVYRGYKVKLVQNLTDIDDKIINRAAALGVSAKQLAYENSEAFFEDSERLGIHPADVHPKATDHIPEMINLIQTLLDKGAAYVIDGSVYYRVNQFAEYGKLSHRKPEDLLAGARVEVDERKEDPRDFDMWKAAKPGEPSWESPWGRGRPGWHIECSAMAMKHLGETIDIHAGGEDLQFPHHENEIAQSELATGCTFARYWIHVAFLKIDGRRMGKSEQNFILLRDALDNYPTEVIRHFLISAHYRHPLDYNPESLMKSEGALRRLNNCLDALKKYDGQFESNGTGPSSLQDAVQTMKSQFTDAMDTDFNTAQALGAIFTLVSEVNRSLSASNEADAPALAQAYEVLTETCEVLGIYSLDAQDSNNVDQRDQLVDLLLEVRQDARSRKDWDTSDKIRDRLKELNIEIQDTREGATWKIVS, encoded by the coding sequence ATGAAAATCTATAACTCAATGAGCCGACAGTTGGAAGATTTTGTGCCCCTAAACCCCGAACAGGTGTCGATTTACAGTTGCGGTCCGACTGTTTACGATTACATTCACATGGGCAACGCACGCACGGCTTTAGTGACAGATATTATTCGACGCTATCTGGTATATAGGGGATACAAGGTCAAACTGGTTCAAAATTTGACGGATATTGATGATAAGATTATCAATCGCGCAGCAGCGTTAGGTGTCAGTGCAAAGCAGCTTGCATACGAGAACAGCGAAGCGTTCTTTGAGGACTCGGAACGTCTCGGTATCCACCCGGCGGATGTTCACCCGAAAGCGACTGACCACATCCCTGAGATGATAAATTTGATTCAGACGCTGCTTGACAAGGGAGCGGCTTATGTCATTGATGGAAGTGTTTATTACCGCGTGAATCAGTTTGCTGAGTACGGGAAGCTTTCCCATCGAAAACCGGAAGATCTACTGGCTGGGGCACGGGTTGAAGTTGATGAACGGAAAGAAGATCCGCGTGATTTTGATATGTGGAAAGCGGCGAAACCCGGAGAACCCTCTTGGGAAAGCCCGTGGGGCAGAGGTAGACCCGGATGGCATATAGAATGTTCTGCCATGGCGATGAAGCATCTCGGTGAAACGATTGATATCCATGCTGGCGGAGAAGATTTGCAATTCCCACATCATGAAAATGAGATTGCACAGAGTGAATTAGCCACTGGATGCACTTTCGCACGTTACTGGATACATGTGGCTTTTTTAAAGATTGATGGCAGACGGATGGGCAAATCGGAACAGAACTTTATCCTCCTCCGAGACGCTCTCGACAATTATCCCACTGAAGTGATTCGTCATTTTCTTATTTCAGCGCACTATCGGCATCCGCTTGACTACAATCCAGAGAGTTTGATGAAATCGGAAGGTGCCCTCAGACGTTTGAACAATTGTTTGGACGCATTAAAAAAATATGATGGGCAATTTGAATCGAACGGAACCGGGCCTTCATCCCTTCAGGACGCGGTCCAGACGATGAAATCGCAGTTTACCGATGCGATGGATACGGACTTTAACACTGCACAGGCACTCGGTGCTATTTTCACCCTTGTTAGCGAAGTCAACAGATCACTCAGTGCTTCCAATGAAGCAGATGCTCCGGCTCTCGCGCAGGCGTATGAGGTACTGACTGAAACTTGTGAAGTGCTCGGGATTTACAGTTTGGATGCCCAAGATAGCAATAATGTGGATCAACGCGACCAACTCGTCGATCTCCTTTTGGAAGTAAGGCAGGATGCTCGAAGCCGCAAAGATTGGGACACATCCGACAAGATTCGAGACAGGCTTAAAGAACTCAACATTGAAATTCAGGACACCCGTGAAGGTGCCACTTGGAAAATTGTATCGTAA
- the dprA gene encoding DNA-processing protein DprA encodes MLSNETISLIHLNLIQGVGLKTVQILRDVFGSAERALQATPDELKKNDQLSPTVCDLLTHKPVLYPIEHELELIRKYGCQVITLYDPAYPPHLKQIDTPPLVLYVKGELVPEDALSLSFVGSRNAKDYGRKVSYRLSYQLAQRGLTVVSGFAKGIDTAAHRGALEAGGRTIAVMGNGLSLIYPATNKDLAEKITESGALISEFPMGAKPKPRNFPRRNRIISGLTLGTVVVEASNRSGALITARLAGEQGREVFAVPGEIFSELSTGTHKLINNGAKLINTVDDLLNELPPYVLSQVQSETSPVPDMETEPTQEASVEKSPAEPVPSQPSFEAQQPVPPPPPPDLTPDEKTIFDAIEMPSSHIDTIVRTTQLPISQVSSVLLMLELKGVVQQLPGKQFTKSNQ; translated from the coding sequence ATGCTGTCTAACGAGACGATTAGTCTAATTCATTTAAATCTAATTCAAGGTGTCGGACTAAAAACCGTTCAAATTTTGCGCGACGTTTTTGGTAGCGCGGAAAGGGCACTTCAGGCGACACCGGACGAACTGAAAAAGAACGATCAACTTTCGCCGACCGTATGTGATCTCCTAACTCACAAACCTGTTTTGTATCCAATAGAGCATGAACTTGAGTTGATACGCAAGTACGGGTGTCAGGTTATAACGCTCTATGATCCTGCATATCCACCCCACTTGAAGCAGATCGATACTCCACCACTTGTATTGTATGTCAAGGGGGAACTTGTGCCAGAAGACGCACTGAGCCTTTCCTTCGTCGGTTCCCGAAATGCGAAAGACTACGGACGAAAGGTAAGTTATCGCCTGAGTTATCAACTCGCGCAGCGCGGGTTAACAGTGGTTAGCGGATTTGCCAAGGGTATTGATACTGCAGCCCATCGCGGCGCGCTTGAAGCGGGTGGTAGAACAATCGCAGTGATGGGAAACGGGTTGAGCCTTATCTATCCTGCAACCAACAAAGACCTTGCTGAAAAAATTACAGAATCCGGTGCGTTGATTTCTGAATTCCCGATGGGTGCCAAACCGAAACCGAGGAATTTTCCACGTCGTAACCGCATCATTAGTGGTTTGACACTCGGAACTGTTGTCGTAGAGGCATCAAACCGTAGTGGTGCATTGATTACCGCACGCCTCGCAGGCGAACAAGGCAGAGAAGTCTTTGCTGTACCCGGGGAAATCTTTTCAGAACTCTCAACCGGCACGCACAAATTGATTAATAACGGCGCGAAGCTTATCAACACCGTGGACGATCTACTCAATGAACTCCCGCCGTATGTATTAAGTCAGGTACAGTCCGAGACATCACCCGTGCCGGATATGGAGACGGAACCTACGCAAGAGGCATCTGTTGAGAAGAGTCCTGCAGAACCTGTCCCTTCGCAACCTTCCTTTGAAGCGCAGCAACCTGTTCCTCCACCTCCTCCACCGGATTTAACCCCAGATGAAAAGACTATTTTTGATGCCATTGAAATGCCATCTTCACATATTGATACCATCGTTCGGACGACGCAACTACCGATTAGTCAGGTTTCAAGTGTGCTTTTGATGCTGGAGCTTAAGGGAGTCGTTCAGCAGTTGCCGGGGAAACAATTTACTAAGTCTAATCAATAA
- a CDS encoding DUF2283 domain-containing protein produces MGTNLTFQYDRDADILYVNTCAPYPEQESEELDDEIIARFNPDTRDIENLEVLFFSTRLLREELFHLPISARLQLNKEL; encoded by the coding sequence ATGGGAACGAACTTGACTTTCCAGTATGACAGGGATGCTGATATTCTGTACGTAAACACTTGTGCACCGTATCCTGAGCAGGAGAGCGAGGAACTTGATGATGAAATCATTGCGCGTTTCAACCCAGATACAAGGGACATCGAAAACCTTGAAGTTTTATTTTTCTCAACGCGCTTGTTACGCGAAGAACTCTTTCATCTTCCAATTTCTGCTCGTTTGCAGTTAAACAAAGAATTATGA
- the tsaD gene encoding tRNA (adenosine(37)-N6)-threonylcarbamoyltransferase complex transferase subunit TsaD, translating into MKILGIDTSCDETAAAVVADGKEVLSNVVASQVEAHQEYGGVVPELASRKHIEAINYIVSRALAEADVTFKDLEAIAVTNRPGLIGALLVGVAAAKSLAYCNNLPLLGINHIEGHIYANYMVHDTLTFPHICLTVSGGHTQLVEVHEGWQYKVLGGTQDDAAGEVYDKVAKYLGLGFPGGKVIDDLAQKGDPSAIKFPRPMRNSGDYQFSFSGIKTSVRYFVEKARRAGILVEVGVGLPNPYKDTNPDMVTVEDIAASFQAAVVDVLVYKSLHAAKATGAKAITLTGGVAANSQLRASLKAAATEIGAEVYYPPMSLCTDNGAMIAGIAYEKYQQGLRDGLSLNAAANGSIVDV; encoded by the coding sequence ATGAAAATACTCGGCATTGATACCTCATGTGATGAAACCGCTGCTGCAGTTGTTGCTGATGGCAAAGAAGTGCTTTCTAATGTTGTGGCTTCACAGGTGGAAGCGCACCAAGAATATGGCGGCGTTGTACCCGAACTTGCATCCCGTAAACATATCGAAGCGATCAACTATATCGTGAGTAGGGCATTGGCAGAAGCGGATGTCACGTTTAAGGATTTGGAAGCGATAGCGGTAACGAATCGTCCCGGATTAATCGGAGCGTTACTTGTTGGGGTCGCGGCGGCGAAAAGTCTTGCTTATTGCAACAATCTTCCGTTGCTGGGTATCAACCATATTGAAGGACATATCTACGCCAACTATATGGTGCATGATACCCTAACATTTCCGCATATCTGCCTCACGGTTTCTGGAGGACACACACAACTCGTTGAAGTTCACGAGGGGTGGCAATACAAGGTATTGGGTGGTACCCAAGACGATGCCGCCGGTGAGGTCTATGATAAGGTCGCGAAATATCTCGGACTCGGTTTCCCCGGGGGTAAAGTTATTGACGATCTTGCTCAAAAAGGCGACCCGTCGGCGATAAAATTTCCCAGACCGATGCGCAACAGCGGGGACTATCAATTCAGTTTTAGCGGCATCAAAACGTCAGTACGTTATTTTGTGGAGAAGGCGCGGCGGGCAGGCATACTTGTGGAAGTAGGGGTTGGGTTACCCAACCCCTACAAGGATACAAATCCTGATATGGTAACTGTTGAAGACATTGCCGCGAGTTTTCAAGCTGCTGTTGTTGATGTGCTTGTTTACAAATCACTCCATGCAGCCAAAGCTACTGGTGCTAAGGCAATAACATTGACCGGCGGCGTTGCTGCGAATAGCCAGCTTCGCGCTTCGCTGAAAGCTGCCGCTACGGAGATTGGCGCGGAAGTCTACTACCCACCGATGAGTTTGTGTACGGATAACGGCGCGATGATCGCAGGGATTGCTTACGAAAAATATCAGCAGGGACTCCGAGATGGGCTTTCTCTCAACGCCGCAGCGAACGGTTCTATTGTTGATGTCTAA
- a CDS encoding L-threonylcarbamoyladenylate synthase has protein sequence MEIDVCVEAVECLRSGGIIAIPTDTVYGLGADPFNASAVQKLYTFKGRPDGKPIPLILGSVEDIHSVAQNLPEFFFHLTDRFWPGGLTIVVESKDLLPVLTAGGNTVGIRIPDNPLLLKILQAFGGPMAITSANLSGEPPATSVQEIGEELSSRIDVIVDGGKTPGPVPSTVYDISVSPPIVRRQGVISEETLAKEFACYNKH, from the coding sequence TTGGAAATAGACGTGTGTGTTGAAGCTGTCGAATGCCTGAGATCAGGTGGTATTATCGCTATTCCTACCGACACAGTCTATGGGTTGGGTGCCGACCCGTTTAATGCGAGTGCCGTGCAAAAACTCTACACATTCAAGGGACGACCAGACGGGAAACCGATTCCGCTTATCCTCGGTTCAGTTGAGGATATCCATAGCGTCGCTCAAAACTTACCCGAATTTTTCTTCCATCTCACAGATCGATTTTGGCCCGGCGGTTTGACGATCGTCGTTGAAAGCAAAGACTTACTGCCAGTGTTGACAGCCGGTGGTAACACTGTCGGGATACGGATTCCAGACAATCCACTGCTTTTGAAAATTCTCCAAGCGTTTGGTGGACCGATGGCGATAACGAGTGCGAATCTCTCTGGCGAACCGCCAGCCACCTCTGTCCAAGAAATTGGTGAAGAACTTTCATCGCGAATTGATGTGATCGTTGATGGCGGTAAAACGCCGGGACCTGTCCCTTCAACAGTTTATGACATTTCTGTCTCACCACCTATCGTTCGGCGGCAGGGTGTGATTTCAGAAGAAACCCTCGCCAAGGAGTTCGCGTGCTACAACAAGCATTAA
- a CDS encoding Gfo/Idh/MocA family oxidoreductase, whose amino-acid sequence MDNLNVGIVGLGWVAGAHIEAFKAVTGSDVTAICSRREHDESVLAETYGTPLKAYTDFDKMLADPDVHIIDICTPHPFHAEQAIAAAEAGKHLIIEKPICLTYEDAKAIRDAVRSTGVNVCVCFECRYSAHFTMIRSVIDNGLLGELHYAEVDYYHGIGPWYGQYEWNIKKDFGGSTLLTAGCHALDALLFFMDGNVEEVTGYHTQSTGADFQPYEYKTTSVSLLKFEGGGKIGKVTSCVDCLQPYYFHIHLVGSEGSLLDNRIYSAKLKGMDKSRWSELETSLIDSGDVSDHPYEPQFQAFIDSIGRNEPMPLTDFDTAFETHRVVFAADMSAEAGGRTVKLSELA is encoded by the coding sequence ATGGATAACTTAAACGTTGGAATTGTCGGGCTTGGTTGGGTAGCCGGTGCTCATATTGAAGCCTTCAAAGCCGTTACAGGTTCAGATGTCACTGCTATCTGCTCACGCCGAGAACACGATGAATCTGTATTGGCAGAGACTTATGGGACACCTCTCAAAGCCTACACCGATTTTGATAAGATGCTTGCAGATCCGGATGTGCATATCATTGATATTTGTACGCCACACCCTTTTCATGCTGAACAAGCCATCGCCGCTGCAGAAGCGGGAAAACATCTCATCATAGAAAAACCGATCTGTCTTACGTATGAAGATGCAAAAGCTATCCGTGATGCTGTCAGAAGTACAGGGGTCAACGTTTGCGTCTGCTTTGAGTGCCGATACAGCGCGCATTTTACGATGATCCGCTCGGTAATCGACAACGGATTGCTCGGCGAACTCCACTACGCTGAAGTTGACTACTACCACGGCATCGGACCTTGGTACGGACAATACGAATGGAACATCAAAAAGGACTTCGGCGGTAGTACCCTACTTACTGCTGGGTGTCATGCCCTCGATGCGCTCCTCTTCTTTATGGATGGAAACGTCGAAGAGGTGACGGGTTATCACACGCAATCTACAGGTGCCGATTTCCAACCTTACGAGTACAAAACAACGAGTGTGAGTCTTCTTAAGTTTGAGGGCGGTGGAAAGATTGGGAAAGTCACCTCCTGTGTTGACTGCTTACAGCCCTACTACTTCCACATTCACCTTGTCGGAAGTGAAGGGAGTCTGCTTGACAATCGTATCTATTCCGCAAAACTTAAAGGCATGGACAAAAGCAGATGGAGTGAACTTGAGACCTCACTCATCGATTCTGGTGATGTCAGCGACCACCCCTATGAACCACAATTCCAAGCGTTTATAGATAGCATCGGGCGAAACGAACCGATGCCGCTGACCGATTTTGACACGGCGTTTGAAACGCATCGCGTTGTCTTTGCCGCCGATATGTCGGCAGAGGCGGGTGGCAGAACCGTTAAATTGTCCGAACTCGCTTAG